A section of the Cucurbita pepo subsp. pepo cultivar mu-cu-16 unplaced genomic scaffold, ASM280686v2 Cp4.1_scaffold000778, whole genome shotgun sequence genome encodes:
- the LOC111785824 gene encoding protein GRAVITROPIC IN THE LIGHT 1-like, whose translation MGLCSSENRIMGLCSSENRIMGLCSSENGIMGLCSSENPRCHDFYGTNTKPTQKGEGNGGGGVHFQPLGFANDSNNSDGDEILKLFDILSSLKFAYLQFQKAHIPYEPKKIIVADELIVTQLEALWKIKRALKQNHFNAIESKSLQHDVLKEKVRYQEKLLEELKSKLEAQNIEAHCLKQQLRDLDSRNEMLGEKIMKRGASSSSINGFEETFIATYKSIHDFAKPLIALMKASGWDLDVAAKSIAESAVFFKRSDKKYAFEAYIARRMFYEMSYEPWNIEDVKKFDDPIEFLLMNPNSEFGKFCQRKYLLVVHPVMEASYFGNLDHRTLVQCGKHPRTLFYQIFAKMAKWVWILGGIAASTKAESFVVRSDSMFLDTFMESVKGDEGVLEGRCSYTVGFMVMPGFRVGKTLIKSRVYVSRSKLES comes from the coding sequence ATGGGTTTGTGTTCTTCTGAGAATCGAATCATGGGTTTGTGTTCTTCTGAAAATCGAATCATGGGTTTGTGTTCTTCTGAGAATGGAATCATGGGTTTGTGTTCTTCTGAAAATCCCCGTTGCCATGACTTCTATGGCACTAATACCAAGCCCACGCAAAAGGGTGAAGGaaatggtggtggaggagTCCATTTTCAGCCACTTGGGTTTGCTAATGATAGCAATAACAGCGATGGTGATGAGATTTTGAAGCTTTTTGACATACtttcttctttgaaatttGCCTATTTGCAGTTTCAGAAAGCTCATATACCCTATGAGCCAAAGAAGATCATTGTTGCTGATGAACTTATTGTAACTCAGCTGGAAGCTCTCTGGAAGATCAAACGTGCATTGAAACAGAACCATTTCAATGCAATTGAGTCCAAAAGCTTACAACATGATGTTCTTAAGGAGAAAGTTAGATATCAAGAGAAGCTATTGGAAGAGTTAAAATCTAAGTTGGAAGCTCAAAACATCGAAGCTCATTGCTTGAAGCAACAGCTTCGAGATTTGGATTCAAGGAATGAAATGTTGGGtgagaaaattatgaaaaggGGAGCAAGTTCTTCATCCATCAATGGTTTTGAAGAAACATTCATTGCCACTTACAAATCCATTCATGATTTTGCTAAACCATTAATAGCTTTGATGAAAGCTTCAGGGTGGGATCTTGATGTTGCAGCAAAATCTATAGCAGAATCAGCTGTTTTCTTCAAAAGATCAGACAAGAAATATGCATTTGAAGCTTACATAGCTAGAAGAATGTTCTACGAAATGTCGTATGAGCCATGGAATATCGAAGATGTCAAGAAGTTTGATGATCCAATAGAGTTCTTGTTAATGAATCCAAACTCTGAATTTGGTAAGTTTTGTCAGAGAAAGTACCTTTTAGTTGTTCATCCAGTGATGGAAGCTTCATATTTTGGCAATTTGGATCATAGAACACTCGTGCAGTGTGGCAAGCATCCAAGAACACTGTTCTATCAAATATTTGCAAAAATGGCGAAATGGGTTTGGATCTTAGGAGGCATTGCAGCTTCTACAAAGGCAGAGTCTTTTGTGGTTAGAAGTGATAGCATGTTCTTAGATACCTTCATGGAATCTGTCAAAGGAGATGAGGGAGTGTTAGAAGGGAGATGTAGCTACACTGTTGGGTTTATGGTCATGCCTGGATTTAGAGTGGGGAAGACGTTGATAAAATCTCGGGTTTATGTTTCGAGAAGTAAACTAGAGAGTTGA
- the LOC111785823 gene encoding transcription repressor OFP4-like — protein sequence MGKYKFRLSGMIPNAWFYKLKDMGSNRSKHNSSQSQSSSKKNLKSRTMSQQKPHVLQPFYFTEFIPKLRGLDNSPVNQNFSGTHFPDPARKSSKRRSRRKTIYKPSPRVVNPVSATCICHISPNSVGTLLRSPDSSFSSIECSPGTEAYESSLSEAEGANTFSSDSFDDVASWSSSCKCTVRSSNNDIIIDMNDELVGRKTEKLHLHESNWVREMNQLPPILRKPMSIKQKASKAANLRSSSKWKEIQENQSLYVKTEEENIRNVEKLKTSFVARKSSASSISVKLRANSPRIARRRIQGHARRSLSSRSELKSKNSCLSESIAMVKTSHNPQEDFRESMVEMIIENNIRSSKDLEDLLACYLILNSDEYHNLIIKTFEQIWVDMAELHI from the coding sequence ATGGGGAAGTACAAGTTTAGGCTGTCAGGTATGATACCAAATGCCTGGTTTTATAAGCTCAAAGACATGGGCAGCAACAGATCAAAGCATAACTCCTCTCAATCTCAATCCAGCTCCAAGAAAAATCTCAAGTCTAGGACCATGTCGCAGCAGAAACCTCACGTCTTGCAGCCATTTTACTTCACTGAGTTCATCCCAAAACTTCGTGGATTAGACAACTCACCTGTTAACCAGAACTTCTCAGGCACCCATTTTCCTGATCCAGCCAGAAAATCATCGAAGAGAAGATCCAGGAGGAAAACCATTTACAAGCCTTCCCCAAGGGTTGTCAACCCCGTCTCAGCTACCTGCATTTGTCACATCTCTCCCAATTCAGTTGGAACTCTGCTTCGTTCTCCAGAttcctcattttcttctataGAGTGCTCCCCTGGAACTGAGGCCTATGAATCCAGTCTCTCTGAAGCAGAAGGTGCCAACACATTTTCTTCGGACTCCTTTGATGATGTAGCCTCATGGTCCAGCTCCTGCAAATGCACGGTCAGATCTTCAAACAATGATATCATCATAGACATGAATGATGAATTGGTTGGAAGAAAAACTGAAAAGCTACATCTACATGAGTCCAACTGGGTCAGAGAGATGAATCAGCTTCCTCCAATATTGAGGAAGCCAATGTCAATCAAACAAAAGGCTAGTAAGGCCGCCAACTTAAGAAGTTCATCCAAGTGGAAAGAAATACAAGAAAACCAATCCCTCTATGTCAAAACGGAGGAGGAAAACATCAGAAATGTGGAGAAACTAAAAACCAGTTTTGTTGCTCGAAAGTCATCTGCAAGTTCGATAAGTGTAAAACTGAGAGCCAATTCGCCGAGGATTGCTAGGAGAAGGATTCAGGGACATGCAAGAAGGAGTCTGTCATCCAGAAGTGAACTGAAGAGCAAGAATAGTTGCCTTTCGGAGAGCATTGCAATGGTCAAGACATCACATAACCCTCAAGAGGACTTCAGGGAATCAATGGTAGAGATGATTATTGAGAATAACATCAGGAGTTCCAAGGATTTAGAAGATCTTCTTGCTTGCTACCTCATTCTGAACTCTGACGAATATCATAATCTCATCATCAAGACTTTTGAGCAAATTTGGGTTGATATGGCTGAACTTCATATCTGA